The following proteins are co-located in the Microplitis demolitor isolate Queensland-Clemson2020A chromosome 3, iyMicDemo2.1a, whole genome shotgun sequence genome:
- the LOC103576525 gene encoding uncharacterized protein LOC103576525 isoform X4: MFLESTWTWLAERWGNMADLAERVDDLICSFDSSGDTTMDTLSMLIFGWMLFGLIVLCIGKYIYNNFVLNDKLSTTSSVGASGHVGGTSSSVPSTTSAKDGHPGFHGIGESVVSAGNFASKLLTQEKPIKVAMAKSAAASAANLTSSSGASSGIGVIGIGGAGAGAGGSSGGGGGYVPPTPPTRKRLTRKTSGPLISPARSSRALHLPAATGADAEAVRWVNELVIWLHSDLVILNELLAVWVTSLNEFVASSVDEHGVGVEFVRVLPETQSPSFSNIFCECDSKDDVTITCDCEATPALQLKAFRQKGDKVEVSHYRVNVNRFRARLNVVCITEKLLLDLKCDGWPEVKVSLAAVGTIKKDLDESQLQEVVTEIVVGALRGTNVHLNLSKYPTCPRLWREPPPQSGFPLPLHYDSMSHSTGPTGQQKYIPGERRLLVKVVKASDLGGQQGCFEPYCVVEVDDPPQKHQTSVKKNTVSPIWDEAFLFDVSQNTFEVLLEIYDHANKSNRFLGLGIVGIEELLINPSQRQIIPLQARPYEQDEVTGTLTVEFVFIEGAEVPQIGNKPFKVKEAIKPPTPTRTYNQTNLLSNNSLNYNNGNSTLILYDTTATQSTGGLSFISDFLTNGTTGESPYRTGQSNGNKGTLIVHSQQRPPERQIVKVTLSEDGSWQEISPEHANRDMSATSGLESTPNSSNSDSLRERGRTRRKRRDFFGTIKKRLNRSRNRSRSAGPEGDTNHEDAHSRSISADRARDPGSALLSVPGKEEHSRRSSLSEASAISGTSTRTYVNEASTLVLETLENGVKKHYLVPLSLAQKSKWRKKGTKLHIFNDHTFIAKHMPGGTVCEVCKRTLARRLGKQGYECRDCLMKCHKHCHVKVESLCSTSTIQSIELSLLPVLRE, from the exons ATGTTTTTGGAATCTACTTGGACTTGGTTGGCAGAACGATGGGGCAATATGGCCGACTTGGCCGAGCGGGTGGACGATCTGATATGCAGTTTCGACTCGTCTGGTGACACGACGATGGATACACTGTCGATGTTAATATTCGGGTGGATGCTATTCGGTCTGATTGTTCTGTGTATcggtaaatatatttacaataactTTGTACTGAATGACAAATTAAGTACGACCTCGAGTGTTGGTGCTAGTGGTCATGTGGGTGGAACCTCGTCATCAGTACCATCAACCACCAGTGCTAAAGATGGACACCCGGGTTTTCATGGTATCGGTGAAAGTGTCGTATCTGCTGGCAACTTTGCCAGTAAACTTCTTACCCAAGAAAAACCAATTAAAGTGGCAATGGCTAAATCGGCAGCAGCATCTGCTGCTAATTTAACATCAAGTAGTGGTGCTAGTAGTGGGATCGGTGTAATTGGTATTGGTGGTGCGGGTGCTGGTGCTGGTGGTAGTTCTGGGGGTGGAGGTGGATATGTACCGCCGACACCGCCTACACGAAAACGTCTTACGAGAAAAACATCGGGCCCACTGATAAGCCCAGCAAGGAGCTCTCGTGCCCTTCATCTGCCGGCCGCGACCGGCGCTGACGCCGAGGCCGTCCGATGGGTCAACGAGCTTGTCATTTGGCTGCACTCTGACCTGGTGATACTCAATGAATTACTTGCTGTTTGGGTTACTTCACTCAACGAGTTCGTCGCCAGCTCCGTCGATGAG CATGGAGTTGGAGTCGAATTCGTACGAGTCCTTCCGGAAACTCAGTCTCCgagtttttcaaatattttttgcgaGTGCGATTCTAAGGATGACGTa acAATAACATGCGATTGTGAAGCAACACCCGCTTTGCAATTGAAAGCTTTCCGTCAAAAAGGAGATAAAGTTGAGGTCAGTCATTATCGCGTCAATGTTAACCGCTTCCGTGCGCGTCTTAATGTTGTTTGCATCACGGAAAAATTGCTGTTGGATTTAAAATGTGATGGATGGCCTGAG GTCAAGGTTTCATTGGCGGCTGTCGGCACGATAAAAAAGGATTTAGATGAGAGCCAGTTGCAGGAAGTTGTGACGGAAATAGTCGTCGGTGCTCTCAGAGGTACCAACGTACATTTGAATTTGTCAAAGTATCCAACTTGCCCGAGACTATGGCGGGAACCCCCGCCGCAAAGTGGATTCCCACTCCCGCTCCATTACGACAGTATG TCCCATTCAACTGGACCGACTGGACAGCAGAAGTATATTCCAGGCGAAAGACGTTTGTTAGTTAAAGTTGTAAAAGCGAGTGATTTAGGTGGCCAGCAAGGTTGTTTTGAGCCTTATTGCGTTGTAGAAGTAGATGATCCACCTCAGAAACACCAAacttctgttaaaaaaaatactgtcagTCCTATTTGGGACGAAGCCTTTCTATT tgaTGTCAgtcaaaatacttttgaagTATTGCTGGAGATTTATGACCACGCGAACAAAAGTAATAGATTTCTGGGCTTAGGTATTGTGGGTATTGaagaattgttaattaatccAAGTCAAAGACAAATAATTCCATTACAAGCGCGGCCTTATGAACAAGATGAAGTTACTGGAACTCTTACCGTTGAG TTTGTATTTATTGAGGGAGCAGAAGTGCCGCAAATAGGAAATAAACCATTTAAAGTTAAGGAAGCAATAAAACCACCGACTCCAACGCGCACATACAATCAAACGAATCTACTCAGCAATAATAGTCTTAATTATAACAATGGTAACAGCACTCTTATCTTGTACGACACTACTGCTACTCAGTCGACCGGGG gattatcatttatttcagaCTTCCTAACGAACGGTACGACTGGCGAGTCGCCGTACAGAACTGGCCAATCAAATGGCAATAAAGGTACTCTGATTGTACACAGCCAACAGAGG CCGCCAGAACGGCAAATCGTTAag GTGACACTTTCTGAGGACGGAAGCTGGCAAGAAATCTCACCAGAG cacgCCAATAGAGATATGAGCGCAACTTCCGGTCTCGAAAGTACTCCTAATTCATCAAATTCTGATAGTCTACGag AACGGGGTAGAACAAGAAGGAAACGTCGAGACTTTTTCGGTACAATTAAAAAACGTTTGAATAGATCTCGAAACAGAAGTCGATCAGCTGGTCCTGAAGGAGATACTAATCACGAAGACGCCCATTCAAGATCAATATCCGCTGATAGAGCGCGTGATCCCGGATCCG cTTTGCTATCTGTACCAGGAAAAGAAGAACACTCAAGACGATCGAGTCTCAGTGAAGCTTCTGCCATCAGCGGAACTTCTACGAGGACTTATGTCAATGAAGCTTCAACTTTAGTACTAGAAACTCTTGAGAATGgagttaaaaa acaCTACCTCGTACCATTGTCACTAGCACAAAAGAGTAAATGGAGAAAAAAAGGCactaaattacatatattcaaCGATCATACTTTCATTGCGAAACATATGCCAGG aGGTACTGTTTGCGAAGTATGCAAAAGAACATTAGCCCGAAGACTGGGCAAACAGGGTTACGAATGTAGAGACTGTTTAATGAAGTGCCATAAACATTGTCACGTTAAAGTCGAGTCATTGTGTTCTACATCAACGATACAGAGTATTGAATT GTCACTACTGCCAGTTCtgagagaataa
- the LOC103576525 gene encoding uncharacterized protein LOC103576525 isoform X3 — MFLESTWTWLAERWGNMADLAERVDDLICSFDSSGDTTMDTLSMLIFGWMLFGLIVLCIGKYIYNNFVLNDKLSTTSSVGASGHVGGTSSSVPSTTSAKDGHPGFHGIGESVVSAGNFASKLLTQEKPIKVAMAKSAAASAANLTSSSGASSGIGVIGIGGAGAGAGGSSGGGGGYVPPTPPTRKRLTRKTSGPLISPARSSRALHLPAATGADAEAVRWVNELVIWLHSDLVILNELLAVWVTSLNEFVASSVDEHGVGVEFVRVLPETQSPSFSNIFCECDSKDDVTITCDCEATPALQLKAFRQKGDKVEVSHYRVNVNRFRARLNVVCITEKLLLDLKCDGWPEVKVSLAAVGTIKKDLDESQLQEVVTEIVVGALRGTNVHLNLSKYPTCPRLWREPPPQSGFPLPLHYDSMSHSTGPTGQQKYIPGERRLLVKVVKASDLGGQQGCFEPYCVVEVDDPPQKHQTSVKKNTVSPIWDEAFLFDVSQNTFEVLLEIYDHANKSNRFLGLGIVGIEELLINPSQRQIIPLQARPYEQDEVTGTLTVEFVFIEGAEVPQIGNKPFKVKEAIKPPTPTRTYNQTNLLSNNSLNYNNGNSTLILYDTTATQSTGGLSFISDFLTNGTTGESPYRTGQSNGNKGTLIVHSQQRPPERQIVKVTLSEDGSWQEISPEHANRDMSATSGLESTPNSSNSDSLRERGRTRRKRRDFFGTIKKRLNRSRNRSRSAGPEGDTNHEDAHSRSISADRARDPGSGKEEHSRRSSLSEASAISGTSTRTYVNEASTLVLETLENGVKKHYLVPLSLAQKSKWRKKGTKLHIFNDHTFIAKHMPGGTVCEVCKRTLARRLGKQGYECRDCLMKCHKHCHVKVESLCSTSTIQSIELSYVQTPKFERRFSTRRC; from the exons ATGTTTTTGGAATCTACTTGGACTTGGTTGGCAGAACGATGGGGCAATATGGCCGACTTGGCCGAGCGGGTGGACGATCTGATATGCAGTTTCGACTCGTCTGGTGACACGACGATGGATACACTGTCGATGTTAATATTCGGGTGGATGCTATTCGGTCTGATTGTTCTGTGTATcggtaaatatatttacaataactTTGTACTGAATGACAAATTAAGTACGACCTCGAGTGTTGGTGCTAGTGGTCATGTGGGTGGAACCTCGTCATCAGTACCATCAACCACCAGTGCTAAAGATGGACACCCGGGTTTTCATGGTATCGGTGAAAGTGTCGTATCTGCTGGCAACTTTGCCAGTAAACTTCTTACCCAAGAAAAACCAATTAAAGTGGCAATGGCTAAATCGGCAGCAGCATCTGCTGCTAATTTAACATCAAGTAGTGGTGCTAGTAGTGGGATCGGTGTAATTGGTATTGGTGGTGCGGGTGCTGGTGCTGGTGGTAGTTCTGGGGGTGGAGGTGGATATGTACCGCCGACACCGCCTACACGAAAACGTCTTACGAGAAAAACATCGGGCCCACTGATAAGCCCAGCAAGGAGCTCTCGTGCCCTTCATCTGCCGGCCGCGACCGGCGCTGACGCCGAGGCCGTCCGATGGGTCAACGAGCTTGTCATTTGGCTGCACTCTGACCTGGTGATACTCAATGAATTACTTGCTGTTTGGGTTACTTCACTCAACGAGTTCGTCGCCAGCTCCGTCGATGAG CATGGAGTTGGAGTCGAATTCGTACGAGTCCTTCCGGAAACTCAGTCTCCgagtttttcaaatattttttgcgaGTGCGATTCTAAGGATGACGTa acAATAACATGCGATTGTGAAGCAACACCCGCTTTGCAATTGAAAGCTTTCCGTCAAAAAGGAGATAAAGTTGAGGTCAGTCATTATCGCGTCAATGTTAACCGCTTCCGTGCGCGTCTTAATGTTGTTTGCATCACGGAAAAATTGCTGTTGGATTTAAAATGTGATGGATGGCCTGAG GTCAAGGTTTCATTGGCGGCTGTCGGCACGATAAAAAAGGATTTAGATGAGAGCCAGTTGCAGGAAGTTGTGACGGAAATAGTCGTCGGTGCTCTCAGAGGTACCAACGTACATTTGAATTTGTCAAAGTATCCAACTTGCCCGAGACTATGGCGGGAACCCCCGCCGCAAAGTGGATTCCCACTCCCGCTCCATTACGACAGTATG TCCCATTCAACTGGACCGACTGGACAGCAGAAGTATATTCCAGGCGAAAGACGTTTGTTAGTTAAAGTTGTAAAAGCGAGTGATTTAGGTGGCCAGCAAGGTTGTTTTGAGCCTTATTGCGTTGTAGAAGTAGATGATCCACCTCAGAAACACCAAacttctgttaaaaaaaatactgtcagTCCTATTTGGGACGAAGCCTTTCTATT tgaTGTCAgtcaaaatacttttgaagTATTGCTGGAGATTTATGACCACGCGAACAAAAGTAATAGATTTCTGGGCTTAGGTATTGTGGGTATTGaagaattgttaattaatccAAGTCAAAGACAAATAATTCCATTACAAGCGCGGCCTTATGAACAAGATGAAGTTACTGGAACTCTTACCGTTGAG TTTGTATTTATTGAGGGAGCAGAAGTGCCGCAAATAGGAAATAAACCATTTAAAGTTAAGGAAGCAATAAAACCACCGACTCCAACGCGCACATACAATCAAACGAATCTACTCAGCAATAATAGTCTTAATTATAACAATGGTAACAGCACTCTTATCTTGTACGACACTACTGCTACTCAGTCGACCGGGG gattatcatttatttcagaCTTCCTAACGAACGGTACGACTGGCGAGTCGCCGTACAGAACTGGCCAATCAAATGGCAATAAAGGTACTCTGATTGTACACAGCCAACAGAGG CCGCCAGAACGGCAAATCGTTAag GTGACACTTTCTGAGGACGGAAGCTGGCAAGAAATCTCACCAGAG cacgCCAATAGAGATATGAGCGCAACTTCCGGTCTCGAAAGTACTCCTAATTCATCAAATTCTGATAGTCTACGag AACGGGGTAGAACAAGAAGGAAACGTCGAGACTTTTTCGGTACAATTAAAAAACGTTTGAATAGATCTCGAAACAGAAGTCGATCAGCTGGTCCTGAAGGAGATACTAATCACGAAGACGCCCATTCAAGATCAATATCCGCTGATAGAGCGCGTGATCCCGGATCCG GAAAAGAAGAACACTCAAGACGATCGAGTCTCAGTGAAGCTTCTGCCATCAGCGGAACTTCTACGAGGACTTATGTCAATGAAGCTTCAACTTTAGTACTAGAAACTCTTGAGAATGgagttaaaaa acaCTACCTCGTACCATTGTCACTAGCACAAAAGAGTAAATGGAGAAAAAAAGGCactaaattacatatattcaaCGATCATACTTTCATTGCGAAACATATGCCAGG aGGTACTGTTTGCGAAGTATGCAAAAGAACATTAGCCCGAAGACTGGGCAAACAGGGTTACGAATGTAGAGACTGTTTAATGAAGTGCCATAAACATTGTCACGTTAAAGTCGAGTCATTGTGTTCTACATCAACGATACAGAGTATTGAATT ATCCTACGTCCAGACACCGAAATTCGAGCGAAGATTTTCAACTCGTCGATGTTAA